TCGGGAAGCACGCTCGCGACGGCCGCGATCGCCAGGCCCCCGATCATCCCTGTGGGCCCGACTGACATCCCGAGCTGGTCTCCCACCAGCGGGGCCCCGCCTGCCCAGAAGAGCGCACCGAACGCAACATGTGTCTTGCCGAGCACACAGGCGAGAGTGCGGCGGGCCGCCGAGGGCTGCCCGAATCTGTAATCGATCCGGCGCCAGCGGCCCGAGCGAGGACTGATCTCGTCCCCTAAGCGATGAGAGATGGGCTTGTGTGCGCGGATCTACACTCTGAAACGAGCGATGAGCACGCCCTTGCCTGCAACCAGATCAGCCACTCGACAGCCGGGTCGCCCGGTCTACACCGACGCCCAGAAGCGGATGGTCACCGACCAGTATCACCTCTGCGTGACCCGCGCCGACAAGATCGCCCTACAGCGCCGCCTCGGTCTCGATTCGCTGGAGCAGCTCTACAACCTCGCCAACCGCCTGGGAGTCACCCGCTCACACCAGGAGCAGATCGCGGGGTCCGGCTCAGAACGCCAGGCGCCGGCGTTCGCGGCCGAGCGACTCACTCTCCGGGAGGACCCGGCCACCACCGTCTTCACGCGCGAGGGGGATGAATACCTGCGTCGCCACTTCGGCGTCGATGCCCGCACTCGCCGCCACCTCGAGGAGATCGCCTTCCACCTCTCCCACACCGAGACGGCCATCATGTATCGCGCCCGGGTCCTTGGTCTTCGCCGCTGGTGCAAGTACTGGCAGGCCGAGAAGATCATCGCCTGGACTGGCCTCAGCGAGACCCGGCTGCGCGAGCTCGGGGTGGACTTCTACCCGTGCCTGGACCGCGATGGTCAGCTTGCGGTGACGCTGGTGTCCACGAGCTCGCTGATGCGCCTCATCGCTTTCGACATGGCCGCCGACCAGCCCGAGGACGAGGAGCCCGAGCAGCGGACCGGATCCTCAGCGAACCACCACGCCGAGCTCGTCGCCGCCGGCGCCGACGGTTTCCTCCTCGCCGAGCTGGCTGATCTTCGCCGGGAGATCGACTCGGGGTCGGATCCCTGGGAACGCTCCCGGTGGGTCTCACACGGGCATGTCTGCCTGAACCCCTGGGCCGGGCTGTCGTTCATGTTGTTCGATGACGGCCGCGATCACAAGGTCCCCGCCCGCGGTCTCCACCCTTCCGACCTGCACCCCAGCCTACTTTCGGAGTTCTAGCGTCCCCTCCTCGAGGGCGCGGACGACCTCGAGCACGGCTCCGATCGCGACGCCACGGCGGGCGAACCAGGAGACCGCCCGGTTGAGAGCCTTGCGGTCCTTCAGCGCCGTCGGGTAGCGGCGACCCAGCTGATCGGCGATCTCCTGCTGTGACCACCGCGGGCGCTCCTGCCGGGCCTCGTCAGAGTCCGACGCCTCATCCTCGGCTGCGGGGATCTCGGCGAGGGCGGCTGCGACGACGTCGTGCTCGTGGCCCGAGCGTGTCAGGCGAGCGGCAAGACGCTGGCGCTCCGGACGTGTGATCGAGCCGGCGATCGTCCCGCGACAGGCGATCGCGAGTGGTAGGCGGCCCTCTTGGGGGAAGACCTCGGCGACGATCTCCTCTCCGCGCTCGCGGTCGATGCCGAGCATCGTCATCTCGCGCCGGGCGACGACAGGCCCCTTGCGGCGATCCCGGAGCACCTCGGCGCGGGCGCGGGCGGTCTCGTCATCGTCGATCGCGCCGATCTGCCCGAGACGTGCGATCGCTCCGGCGATCGCTTCGGGGCTGAAGCCGCGGGAGCGCAGTCGCTCCTCCAGCTGCTTGGTGGTACGCGACCGGAACGAGAGGGCGCGCGCAGCGACGTCGAAGGCGTCGCGGACATCGAGGCTCTCAGACAACACGGCGACCTGTTCGTCGGTCATCTCCCCACCCTGGATCCCGAGCACTGAGATGGTGTCGAAGGTGGCCGCGCGCCAGTACTCCTCACCGAGGAAGAGACTCATCCTGTCAGGGCGGCGGACCTGGACCTTGAGACGCAGCACGGGCACTGATCTCAGTCTAACAAGTGCGAGGTCGCGAACCGCGTAAGCGTCGCCTAGCCACACGTCTGGGCTGGACCCTGGGCAGTGCGGAGAAACCAACGGGGCTGAGCGGCTGGCACGTAGCCTCGGCATCGACCCTGAACCGGAGGACTCACAAGCACATGGCACGGAGCACGCGAAAGCCCAACGTCACCGTTCTACTCGGTGTGGCCGGCATGGTCGCGACCGGAATCCTGATCGCGATCGCGCTGATCTCGGCGCAGCCGACCAAGGTGGCGCTGCTGGTTCCCTCCGGTGACATCCCGGCTTTCCGCGAGGTCTCCCTCGACGACCTCGTCGAGATCGAGGTGAACGAGGACCCCGCCCTCAGTGCCTTCCTCAGCGTCGCTCGTGCGAACGAGCTGACCGAGGACGGCGCGAAGAAGCTCTACTCGGTGTCGGGGCTGCGCTCCGGCCTGCCGATCGACGCGAGCGTCGTGACGGCCGACCCGAACAAGGGCCTC
This DNA window, taken from Miltoncostaea oceani, encodes the following:
- a CDS encoding regulatory protein RecX, whose translation is MPVLRLKVQVRRPDRMSLFLGEEYWRAATFDTISVLGIQGGEMTDEQVAVLSESLDVRDAFDVAARALSFRSRTTKQLEERLRSRGFSPEAIAGAIARLGQIGAIDDDETARARAEVLRDRRKGPVVARREMTMLGIDRERGEEIVAEVFPQEGRLPLAIACRGTIAGSITRPERQRLAARLTRSGHEHDVVAAALAEIPAAEDEASDSDEARQERPRWSQQEIADQLGRRYPTALKDRKALNRAVSWFARRGVAIGAVLEVVRALEEGTLELRK